From the Nocardiopsis changdeensis genome, one window contains:
- a CDS encoding SSI family serine proteinase inhibitor: MKRLAACGLALFAALALTPGAASADRHSDRYVLTVTDEGTGQRSVTTLHCDPAGGAHPEAEAACAAIAGAGSIEAVAPAEGFCTMEYRPVTATARGHEEFEQTFGNPCVLRTAKGAVFAF, encoded by the coding sequence GTGAAACGCCTCGCCGCCTGCGGCCTCGCCCTGTTCGCCGCCCTCGCCCTCACCCCCGGGGCGGCCTCGGCCGACCGCCACTCCGACCGGTACGTCCTCACCGTCACCGACGAGGGCACCGGCCAGCGCTCCGTCACCACCTTGCACTGCGACCCCGCCGGCGGCGCCCACCCCGAGGCGGAGGCGGCCTGCGCCGCCATCGCCGGGGCCGGGTCGATCGAGGCCGTCGCCCCCGCCGAGGGCTTCTGCACCATGGAGTACCGCCCGGTCACCGCCACCGCCCGCGGGCACGAGGAGTTCGAGCAGACCTTCGGCAACCCCTGCGTCCTGCGCACCGCCAAGGGCGCGGTCTTCGCCTTCTAG
- a CDS encoding A/G-specific adenine glycosylase encodes MSDNPYSTAVLAWYEANARDLPWREPGASPWSILVSEIMLQQTPVVRVLPAWRAWMERWPTPSDLAKDSPGEAVRMWDRLGYPRRALRLHACATVITEEHDGVVPDDHATLLALPGIGAYTAAAVASFAFGQRHAILDTNVRRVLARAETGIEYPPKTQTKSEVTLAESLLPPEPSVAARWGVAVMELGALVCTARSPKCVDCPIANQCAWTAAGRPAHSGPPRRGQTYAGTDRQVRGRLLAVLRDSAVPVPKEALDAVWDDRVQRERALDALVVDGLVDPLEDGRYALPS; translated from the coding sequence ATGAGCGATAACCCTTACAGCACCGCCGTTCTGGCCTGGTACGAGGCCAACGCCCGCGATCTCCCCTGGCGGGAGCCGGGGGCCTCCCCCTGGTCGATCCTGGTCAGCGAGATCATGCTCCAGCAGACCCCGGTCGTGCGGGTGCTGCCCGCCTGGCGGGCCTGGATGGAGCGCTGGCCCACCCCCTCCGACCTGGCGAAAGACTCACCGGGTGAGGCGGTCCGCATGTGGGACCGGCTCGGCTACCCGCGCCGGGCGCTGCGCCTGCACGCCTGCGCGACGGTCATCACCGAGGAGCACGACGGGGTGGTGCCCGACGACCACGCCACCCTGCTGGCGCTGCCGGGCATCGGCGCGTACACGGCGGCGGCCGTGGCGAGCTTCGCTTTCGGCCAGCGGCACGCCATTCTGGACACCAACGTGCGCCGGGTCCTGGCCCGGGCCGAAACAGGCATCGAGTACCCGCCGAAAACCCAGACCAAGAGCGAGGTGACCCTCGCCGAGTCGCTGCTGCCGCCCGAGCCGTCCGTGGCCGCCCGCTGGGGCGTGGCCGTGATGGAGCTCGGCGCACTGGTGTGCACCGCCCGTTCGCCCAAGTGCGTCGACTGCCCCATCGCGAACCAGTGCGCCTGGACGGCGGCGGGGCGGCCCGCCCACAGCGGACCGCCCCGGCGCGGCCAGACCTACGCGGGCACCGACCGCCAGGTCCGCGGCCGCCTCCTGGCGGTGCTGCGCGACTCGGCCGTGCCGGTGCCCAAGGAGGCGCTGGACGCCGTCTGGGACGACCGCGTCCAGCGCGAGCGCGCCCTGGACGCCCTGGTCGTCGACGGCCTCGTGGACCCGCTGGAGGACGGCCGCTACGCGCTGCCCTCCTGA
- a CDS encoding DUF3105 domain-containing protein, whose product MTQPHDPHHDPRQQGPQQPSPQQPHQGHGPPQAGPPPGYGPQPGYGPPQPSQPGYGPQPGHAGGPPGGYPPPPKKSSAGLVIGIVAGALVLVLLVAGGGLWFYVSSRGGSGGEVTTFENLSADHVEPGETVSYDMFPPAGGPHYPTWQNCGVYTEPLRVELAVHSLEHGAVWITYDPSMAPDDVAVLESLYTSGDYLVISPMEGLPSPVVASAWGSQLTLDDPADPALTDYLREYVQGPATPEPGAPCSGGISESEAEVELLIEDGTIATMGA is encoded by the coding sequence GTGACTCAGCCGCATGATCCCCACCACGACCCCCGACAGCAGGGCCCGCAGCAGCCGTCCCCGCAGCAGCCGCACCAGGGACACGGCCCGCCGCAGGCGGGCCCGCCCCCCGGTTACGGTCCGCAGCCGGGCTACGGGCCGCCGCAACCATCGCAGCCGGGCTACGGCCCGCAGCCCGGCCACGCGGGCGGGCCTCCCGGCGGGTACCCGCCGCCGCCGAAGAAGTCCTCGGCCGGGCTCGTCATCGGCATCGTCGCCGGCGCCCTGGTCCTGGTGCTGCTCGTCGCGGGCGGCGGGCTGTGGTTCTACGTCTCGTCCCGGGGCGGGTCCGGCGGTGAGGTGACCACCTTCGAGAACCTGTCGGCCGACCACGTCGAGCCCGGAGAGACCGTCTCCTACGACATGTTCCCGCCGGCGGGCGGCCCCCACTACCCGACCTGGCAGAACTGCGGCGTGTACACCGAGCCGCTGCGCGTGGAGCTGGCCGTGCACTCGCTGGAGCACGGCGCGGTGTGGATCACCTACGACCCCTCCATGGCCCCGGACGACGTCGCGGTCCTGGAGTCGCTGTACACCTCCGGCGACTACCTGGTGATCAGCCCGATGGAGGGCCTGCCGTCCCCGGTGGTGGCCTCCGCCTGGGGCTCGCAGCTCACCCTGGACGACCCCGCCGACCCGGCGCTCACCGACTACCTGCGCGAGTACGTCCAGGGACCGGCCACCCCCGAGCCCGGTGCCCCGTGCAGCGGCGGGATCTCCGAGAGCGAGGCCGAGGTCGAGCTGCTCATCGAGGACGGGACCATCGCCACGATGGGCGCCTGA
- a CDS encoding ATP-dependent Clp protease ATP-binding subunit, with protein sequence MFERFTDRARRVVVLAQEEARMLNHNYIGTEHILLGLIHEGEGVAAKALESLGISLEAVRQQVEEIIGQGQQAPSGHIPFTPRAKKVLELSLREALQLGHNYIGTEHILLGLIREGEGVAAQVLVKLGADLNRVRQQVIQLLHGYQGKEPQATTGSSESTPSTSLVLDQFGRNLTQAARESKLDPVIGRDKEIERVMQVLSRRTKNNPVLIGEPGVGKTAVVEGLAQKIVKGEIPETLKDKQLYTLDLGALVAGSRYRGDFEERLKKVLKEIRTRGDIILFIDELHTLVGAGAAEGAIDAASILKPMLARGELQTIGATTLDEYRKYLEKDAALERRFQPIQVDEPTITHAIEILKGLRDRYEAHHRVSITDSALVAAANLADRYISDRFLPDKAIDLIDEAGSRMRIRRMTAPPDLREFDEKIAGVRRDKESAIDAQDFEKAASLRDDEKQLLAKKAQREKEWKAGDMDVVAEVDEELIAEVLAASTGIPVFKLTEEESSRLLRMEDELHRRVIGQEDAIKALSQAIRRTRAGLKDPKRPGGSFIFAGPSGVGKTELSKTLAEFLFGDEDALIQLDMSEFMEKHTVSRLFGSPPGYVGYEEGGQLTEKVRRKPFSVVLFDEIEKAHNDIFNSLLQVLEEGRLTDAQGRNVDFKNTVIIMTTNLGTRDISKGVAMGFAKEDDAQTNYERMKAKVGEELKQNFRPEFLNRVDDIIVFHQLTESEIFQIVDLMISSLDNRLKERDMGIELRPAAKKLLSERGFDPVLGARPLRRTIQREIEDQLSEKILFGDLKAGQIVVIDAEGEGTDAKLTFKGVPKPAAVPDTPEVEESAAGKAE encoded by the coding sequence ATGTTCGAGAGGTTTACCGACCGCGCGAGGCGAGTGGTTGTTCTGGCCCAGGAAGAGGCCAGGATGCTCAACCACAACTACATCGGTACGGAGCACATCCTGCTCGGCCTCATCCACGAGGGTGAGGGCGTCGCCGCCAAGGCTCTGGAAAGTCTCGGTATCAGCCTCGAAGCGGTTCGGCAGCAGGTCGAGGAGATCATCGGCCAGGGCCAGCAGGCGCCGTCGGGGCACATCCCCTTCACGCCGCGGGCCAAGAAGGTCCTGGAGCTGTCCCTGCGGGAGGCGCTCCAGCTCGGCCACAACTACATCGGGACCGAGCACATCCTGCTCGGCCTCATCCGTGAGGGCGAGGGCGTCGCCGCCCAGGTCCTCGTCAAGCTCGGCGCCGACCTCAACCGGGTCCGCCAGCAGGTCATCCAGCTGCTCCACGGCTACCAGGGCAAGGAGCCGCAGGCGACCACGGGCTCCTCGGAGTCCACCCCCTCCACCTCCCTGGTGCTCGACCAGTTCGGCCGCAACCTGACCCAGGCCGCCCGGGAGAGCAAGCTCGACCCGGTCATCGGCCGGGACAAGGAGATCGAGCGGGTCATGCAGGTCCTGTCCCGCAGGACCAAGAACAACCCGGTCCTCATCGGTGAGCCCGGCGTCGGCAAGACGGCGGTCGTCGAGGGCCTGGCCCAGAAGATCGTCAAGGGGGAGATCCCCGAGACGCTCAAGGACAAGCAGCTCTACACGCTGGACCTGGGCGCGCTGGTCGCGGGCAGCCGCTACCGGGGCGACTTCGAGGAGCGCCTCAAGAAGGTGCTCAAGGAGATCCGCACCCGCGGCGACATCATCCTGTTCATCGACGAGCTGCACACGCTGGTCGGCGCGGGCGCGGCGGAGGGCGCCATAGACGCCGCCTCCATCCTCAAGCCCATGCTGGCCCGCGGCGAGCTGCAGACAATCGGCGCGACCACGCTGGACGAGTACCGCAAGTACCTGGAGAAGGACGCCGCGCTCGAGCGCCGCTTCCAGCCCATCCAGGTGGACGAGCCGACCATCACGCACGCCATCGAGATCCTCAAGGGCCTGCGCGACCGGTACGAGGCCCACCACCGGGTCTCCATCACCGACAGCGCCCTGGTGGCCGCGGCCAACCTCGCCGACCGCTACATCAGCGACCGGTTCCTGCCGGACAAGGCGATCGACCTCATCGACGAGGCCGGCTCGCGCATGCGCATCCGCCGCATGACCGCGCCGCCGGACCTGCGCGAGTTCGACGAGAAGATCGCCGGCGTCCGCCGGGACAAGGAGTCCGCGATCGACGCGCAGGACTTCGAGAAGGCCGCCTCGCTGCGCGACGACGAGAAGCAGCTGCTGGCCAAGAAGGCGCAGCGGGAGAAGGAGTGGAAGGCCGGCGACATGGACGTCGTGGCCGAGGTCGACGAGGAGCTCATCGCCGAGGTCCTGGCCGCCTCCACCGGCATCCCGGTCTTCAAGCTCACCGAGGAGGAGAGCTCCCGGCTGCTGCGCATGGAGGACGAGCTGCACCGCCGCGTCATCGGCCAGGAGGACGCCATCAAGGCGCTCTCCCAGGCGATCCGGCGCACGCGTGCGGGTCTGAAGGACCCCAAGCGCCCCGGCGGTTCGTTCATCTTCGCCGGCCCGTCCGGTGTCGGTAAGACCGAGCTGTCCAAGACCCTGGCCGAGTTCCTGTTCGGGGACGAGGACGCGCTGATCCAGCTGGACATGTCCGAGTTCATGGAGAAGCACACGGTCTCGCGGCTGTTCGGCTCCCCGCCCGGGTACGTCGGCTACGAGGAGGGCGGCCAGCTCACCGAGAAGGTGCGCCGCAAGCCGTTCTCCGTGGTCCTGTTCGACGAGATCGAGAAGGCCCACAACGACATCTTCAACTCGCTCCTCCAGGTGCTGGAGGAGGGCCGTCTCACCGACGCCCAGGGTCGCAACGTCGACTTCAAGAACACGGTCATCATCATGACGACCAACCTGGGCACCCGGGACATCTCCAAGGGCGTGGCCATGGGCTTCGCCAAGGAGGACGACGCCCAGACCAACTACGAGCGGATGAAGGCCAAGGTCGGCGAGGAGCTCAAGCAGAACTTCCGGCCGGAGTTCCTCAACCGTGTGGACGACATCATCGTCTTCCACCAGCTGACCGAGAGCGAGATCTTCCAGATCGTGGATCTGATGATCTCCAGCCTCGACAACCGCCTCAAGGAGCGGGACATGGGCATCGAGCTCCGTCCCGCGGCCAAGAAGCTGCTGTCGGAGCGGGGCTTCGACCCGGTCCTGGGCGCCCGGCCGCTGCGCCGGACGATCCAGCGGGAGATCGAGGACCAGCTCTCGGAGAAGATCCTGTTCGGCGACCTCAAGGCGGGCCAGATCGTCGTGATCGACGCCGAGGGGGAGGGCACCGACGCCAAGCTCACCTTCAAGGGTGTGCCCAAGCCGGCCGCCGTCCCGGACACCCCCGAGGTCGAGGAGTCGGCCGCGGGCAAGGCCGAGTAA
- a CDS encoding histone-like nucleoid-structuring protein Lsr2 — MAQKVQVFLVDDLDGGEAEETVTFGLDGSVYEIDLSASNAAKLREALTPFVEASRKASPKAGRSTGRRAASRNAPSRERSAEIRAWAKAAGKPVNERGRIPAAIVAEYEAIKG, encoded by the coding sequence ATGGCACAGAAGGTCCAGGTTTTCCTGGTCGACGACCTCGACGGTGGCGAGGCCGAGGAGACGGTCACGTTCGGTCTGGACGGCTCCGTGTACGAAATCGACCTCAGTGCGAGTAATGCCGCCAAGCTGCGTGAGGCCCTTACTCCGTTCGTCGAGGCGTCTCGCAAGGCTTCGCCGAAGGCGGGCCGCTCGACCGGTCGCCGTGCCGCCAGCCGGAATGCCCCCAGCCGTGAGCGCAGCGCGGAGATTCGCGCCTGGGCGAAGGCCGCGGGCAAGCCCGTCAATGAGCGCGGGCGTATCCCCGCCGCGATCGTCGCCGAATACGAGGCCATCAAGGGCTAG
- a CDS encoding amino-acid N-acetyltransferase, translating into MPVRHVQVRRARTGDVAHIRRLVDTYTADRRVLSKSTVNLYEDVQEFWVAEAEIAPDDAGGGSPAGEAEFRVVGCGALHVLWEDLAEVRTVAVDPSLRGFGIGHRIVSALLDTARALGVRRVFCLTFETAFFARHGFAPIQGTPVSSRVYEELLRSYDEGVAEFLDLERVKPNTLGNTRMLVHLGPGVENTGG; encoded by the coding sequence ATGCCCGTTCGTCATGTACAGGTGCGGCGCGCCCGCACCGGCGATGTCGCGCACATCCGCCGCCTCGTCGACACCTACACCGCTGATCGGCGCGTGCTCTCCAAGAGCACGGTCAACCTCTACGAGGACGTCCAGGAGTTCTGGGTCGCCGAGGCCGAGATCGCCCCCGACGACGCCGGGGGAGGGTCCCCGGCCGGGGAGGCGGAGTTCCGGGTGGTGGGCTGCGGTGCCCTGCACGTCCTCTGGGAGGACCTGGCCGAGGTGCGCACCGTCGCGGTGGACCCGTCCCTGCGCGGTTTCGGCATCGGCCACCGGATCGTCTCCGCCCTTTTGGACACCGCGCGCGCGTTGGGCGTGCGCCGTGTGTTCTGCCTGACGTTCGAGACCGCTTTCTTCGCGCGCCACGGCTTCGCCCCGATCCAGGGGACCCCGGTCTCCTCCCGGGTGTACGAGGAACTCCTGCGCTCCTATGACGAAGGTGTCGCCGAATTCCTCGATCTGGAGCGCGTCAAACCCAACACCCTCGGGAACACCCGGATGCTGGTCCACCTCGGCCCCGGAGTCGAGAACACCGGTGGCTAA
- a CDS encoding LuxR C-terminal-related transcriptional regulator translates to MEQATLVRRTVEDQGVPQAREHRENVVPLQSRPREVGVGPYAPVELSHEEIELLAEIATGVTTEVAARHLELSARTLRRRIRNICDVLGVNTPIEAVVWAARRQLI, encoded by the coding sequence GTGGAACAGGCCACACTCGTACGACGTACCGTTGAGGACCAGGGCGTGCCGCAGGCACGGGAGCACCGTGAGAACGTGGTCCCCCTGCAGAGCCGCCCGCGCGAAGTCGGCGTCGGTCCGTACGCGCCGGTCGAACTGAGTCACGAAGAGATCGAGCTCCTCGCCGAGATCGCGACCGGTGTCACCACCGAGGTCGCCGCCCGGCACCTGGAGCTCAGCGCCCGTACGCTGCGCCGGCGCATTCGCAACATCTGCGACGTGCTCGGGGTCAACACCCCGATCGAGGCGGTCGTCTGGGCCGCCCGGCGCCAGCTGATCTGA
- the lysX gene encoding bifunctional lysylphosphatidylglycerol synthetase/lysine--tRNA ligase LysX — protein MNHTHDDTYDDLPEQMRVRRQKLDRLRAEGIDPFPVLFERSTSIGAVRDKHADLPPDTRTGVDVAIAGRVMLYRTGGKLCFATLRDETGDLQIMLSLDQVGQERLDAWKADVDLGDHVGVEGEVITSRRGELSIMVRSWTLTAKCLRPLPEKHKGLTDPEARVRQRYVDLIVNPESREMVRRRSAAIRAIRDGLTARDYIEVETPMLMRVHGGATARPFTTHINAYDLDLYLRIAPELSLKRLVVGGLEKVFEINRNFRNEGADSTHNPEFTMLEFYQAYADYNVMADVTRSLIQDAARAAFGTTVVERDGVEYDLGGEWPQVTLYGAVSGALGAEVDPRTPVEEVRRLAEARGVEYDPAWGQGKLVEHVFEELVEHTLVQPTFVRDFPLETSPLTRQHREDPLLTEKWDLIGFGMELGTGYSELVDPVEQRRRLTEQSLMAADGDPEAMQLDEDFLRALEYGMPPTGGVGVGIDRLLMAFTGKNIRETVLFPIVKPEGNDA, from the coding sequence GTGAACCACACGCACGACGACACCTACGACGACCTGCCCGAACAGATGAGAGTTCGGCGCCAGAAACTGGACCGCCTGCGCGCGGAGGGGATCGACCCCTTCCCCGTGCTCTTCGAGCGCTCCACGTCGATCGGCGCCGTGCGTGACAAACACGCCGACCTGCCGCCGGACACCCGCACCGGGGTGGACGTCGCCATCGCGGGCCGCGTGATGCTGTACCGCACCGGCGGCAAGCTGTGCTTCGCCACCCTGCGCGACGAGACCGGCGACCTCCAGATCATGCTGTCGCTGGACCAGGTCGGCCAGGAGCGCCTGGACGCCTGGAAGGCCGACGTCGACCTGGGCGACCACGTGGGCGTGGAGGGCGAGGTCATCACCTCCCGCCGCGGCGAGCTGTCGATCATGGTGCGCAGCTGGACGCTCACGGCCAAGTGCCTGCGCCCGCTCCCGGAGAAGCACAAGGGCCTCACCGACCCCGAGGCCCGGGTCCGGCAGCGCTACGTCGACCTCATCGTCAACCCCGAGTCCCGCGAGATGGTGCGCCGCCGCTCGGCCGCCATCCGCGCGATCCGGGACGGGCTCACCGCGCGCGACTACATCGAGGTCGAGACCCCGATGCTGATGCGGGTGCACGGCGGTGCCACGGCGCGGCCCTTCACCACCCACATCAACGCCTACGACCTGGACCTCTACCTGCGGATCGCCCCGGAGCTGTCGCTGAAGCGGCTGGTCGTGGGCGGCCTGGAGAAGGTCTTCGAGATCAACCGGAACTTCCGGAACGAGGGCGCGGACTCCACGCACAACCCCGAGTTCACGATGCTGGAGTTCTACCAGGCGTACGCCGACTACAACGTCATGGCGGACGTCACCCGCTCCCTGATCCAGGACGCGGCCCGCGCCGCGTTCGGCACCACGGTGGTCGAGCGCGACGGGGTGGAGTACGACCTGGGCGGGGAGTGGCCGCAGGTCACCCTGTACGGAGCGGTCTCCGGGGCGCTGGGCGCCGAGGTCGACCCGCGCACCCCGGTCGAGGAGGTCCGCCGCCTGGCCGAGGCCAGGGGCGTGGAGTACGACCCGGCCTGGGGCCAGGGCAAGCTGGTCGAGCACGTCTTCGAGGAGCTGGTGGAGCACACGCTCGTCCAGCCCACGTTCGTGCGAGACTTCCCGCTGGAGACGAGCCCGCTCACCCGCCAGCACCGCGAGGACCCGCTGCTCACCGAGAAGTGGGACCTCATCGGCTTCGGCATGGAGCTGGGCACGGGCTACTCGGAGCTGGTCGACCCGGTCGAGCAGCGCCGCCGCCTCACGGAGCAGTCGCTGATGGCCGCCGACGGCGACCCGGAGGCGATGCAGCTCGACGAGGACTTCCTGCGGGCCCTGGAGTACGGCATGCCGCCGACCGGCGGCGTGGGCGTGGGCATCGACCGGCTCCTGATGGCCTTCACCGGCAAGAACATTCGGGAAACTGTCCTTTTCCCCATCGTGAAGCCCGAGGGGAACGACGCCTGA
- a CDS encoding cation diffusion facilitator family transporter, whose translation MAVEGSTKAVVTALVANMGIAATKFGAYLLTGSAAMLAESIHSVADSSNQGLLLLGGKRARRAATKEHPFGYGRERYIYSFIVAIVLFSVGGLYALYEAWHKISHPEPITRWQWVPIVVLVVALILESFAMRTAIKESNAVRGKATWVQFVRRAKSPELPVILLEDAGALLGLVFALIGVSLTLVTGNGIWDGLGTAAIGILLVAIAIVLAVEMKSLLIGESATDEHVREIERAITSVEDVDRLIHMKTQHVGPEELLVAAKVAVDAQDDAARIARAINEAEARIRAAVPIARMIYIEPDLDRAAAAGASAEDADRV comes from the coding sequence GTGGCCGTTGAAGGAAGCACGAAGGCCGTCGTCACGGCCCTCGTGGCGAACATGGGGATCGCCGCGACGAAGTTCGGCGCCTACCTCCTGACCGGGTCGGCGGCGATGCTCGCCGAGTCCATCCACTCGGTCGCGGACTCCAGCAACCAGGGGCTGCTGCTCCTGGGCGGCAAGCGCGCCCGGCGCGCCGCCACCAAGGAGCACCCGTTCGGCTACGGGCGCGAGCGCTACATCTACTCCTTCATCGTGGCGATCGTCCTGTTCAGCGTGGGCGGCCTGTACGCGCTCTACGAGGCCTGGCACAAGATCTCCCACCCCGAGCCGATCACCCGGTGGCAGTGGGTGCCGATCGTCGTGCTGGTGGTGGCGCTCATCCTGGAGTCCTTCGCCATGCGCACGGCCATCAAGGAGTCGAACGCGGTGCGCGGCAAGGCGACCTGGGTGCAGTTCGTGCGCCGGGCCAAGTCGCCGGAGCTGCCGGTCATCCTCCTGGAGGACGCCGGCGCCCTGCTCGGCCTGGTGTTCGCGCTGATCGGCGTGAGTCTGACCCTGGTCACCGGCAACGGCATCTGGGACGGCCTGGGCACCGCGGCCATCGGCATCCTGCTGGTGGCGATCGCCATCGTGCTGGCCGTCGAGATGAAGAGCCTGCTCATCGGCGAGTCCGCCACCGACGAGCACGTGCGCGAGATCGAGAGGGCGATCACCTCCGTGGAGGACGTCGACCGCCTCATCCACATGAAGACGCAGCACGTCGGCCCGGAGGAGCTGCTGGTGGCGGCCAAGGTCGCGGTGGACGCCCAGGACGACGCCGCGCGGATCGCACGGGCGATCAACGAGGCGGAGGCGCGCATCCGCGCGGCCGTGCCGATCGCCCGGATGATCTACATCGAGCCGGACCTGGACCGCGCCGCGGCGGCGGGGGCCTCCGCGGAGGACGCCGACCGCGTGTGA
- a CDS encoding type III pantothenate kinase: MLLAIDVGNSETVFGLFEGEDLLEHWRVGTDTRRTADEWSVVLRGLLEGSAHGGVDDIDGLALCCSVPSVQHEMRDMFRRHFDGVAAVIVEPGVKTGVPIRMDNPKEVGSDRIINALAADHLYGGPAVVVDFGTATTFDAVSTKGEYVGGAIAPGIDISVDALSRRGAQLHMVEIVRPRAAIAKNTTEALRSGIVFGFAGQVDGIVDRMVAELTDNPDDVTVVATGGLASTVVGECETVDVHEPWLTLIGLRLVFERNTG, from the coding sequence ATGCTGCTGGCGATCGACGTCGGTAACTCCGAGACGGTCTTCGGTCTCTTCGAGGGGGAGGACCTGCTCGAACACTGGAGAGTGGGGACCGACACCCGGCGCACCGCCGACGAGTGGTCGGTGGTGCTGCGCGGGCTCCTGGAGGGGAGCGCACACGGCGGGGTGGACGACATCGACGGGCTGGCCCTGTGCTGCTCGGTCCCCTCGGTGCAGCACGAGATGCGCGACATGTTCCGCCGCCACTTCGACGGCGTCGCCGCGGTGATCGTCGAGCCGGGCGTCAAGACGGGCGTGCCGATCCGGATGGACAACCCCAAGGAGGTCGGCAGCGACCGCATCATCAACGCGCTGGCCGCCGACCACCTCTACGGCGGCCCGGCCGTGGTGGTCGACTTCGGCACCGCCACGACGTTCGACGCGGTCAGCACCAAGGGCGAGTACGTGGGCGGCGCCATCGCCCCGGGCATCGACATCTCGGTGGACGCCCTGTCCCGGCGCGGCGCCCAGCTGCACATGGTGGAGATCGTGCGGCCCCGCGCCGCGATCGCCAAGAACACCACGGAGGCGCTGCGCTCGGGCATCGTCTTCGGGTTCGCGGGCCAGGTGGACGGGATCGTCGACCGGATGGTCGCCGAGCTCACCGACAACCCCGACGACGTCACGGTCGTGGCCACCGGGGGCCTGGCCTCGACGGTGGTGGGGGAGTGCGAGACGGTCGACGTCCACGAGCCCTGGCTGACCCTCATCGGCCTGCGCCTGGTGTTCGAGCGCAACACGGGCTGA